One Longimicrobiaceae bacterium genomic window carries:
- a CDS encoding saccharopine dehydrogenase C-terminal domain-containing protein has product PDLVALRVEVEGEKDGQPLLLRWDLLDRFDAETGITAMMRTTGYSLAITGALQAAGQVQPGVWTPDEAMPGEQYIAELAKRGIRIEESRHTPAAA; this is encoded by the coding sequence GCCCGGACCTGGTGGCGCTGCGCGTGGAGGTGGAGGGCGAGAAGGACGGCCAGCCGCTGCTGCTGCGCTGGGACCTGCTGGACCGGTTCGACGCGGAGACGGGCATCACGGCCATGATGCGCACCACCGGCTACTCGCTCGCCATCACCGGCGCGCTCCAGGCCGCCGGCCAGGTGCAGCCCGGCGTCTGGACCCCGGACGAGGCGATGCCCGGCGAGCAGTACATCGCCGAGCTGGCCAAGCGCGGCATCCGCATCGAGGAGAGCCGCCACACGCCCGCCGCGGCCTGA